The Clostridiaceae bacterium HFYG-1003 genome includes a window with the following:
- a CDS encoding histidine kinase, whose translation MRRFIETILILGLCLIPLGSAPAVAAALPLIMAAIILTNLILFSPIPYLDLGLAILYVVLWRLWPPLALFSPMLAYALLQRSRILSLVPLLAALMPVQLIPLLLVLLALWMSWQEQAAREREKAYYLMRDDFVQNEILQHRIQKEEELNHEKNLEIAVLQERNRISREIHDSVGHTISAALLQIEAMKLSCEEPVRSRLDTLSQALAKGMEEVRRSLHNLHNESISLRSELDRLIEPMRAKYQIQQSVQLDDTAPLPVKRAILTLLREALTNIRRHSDATAIRITLRELPRHYSITVKDNGSKQPVKLGIGLVSLEELSRSMDGVFSHGWSDGFYVHLVLPKSGTPLRDAAGQNH comes from the coding sequence TTGCGGCGATTCATTGAAACCATTCTGATCCTTGGGTTATGCCTGATCCCTTTGGGGTCGGCTCCGGCGGTGGCGGCGGCGCTGCCCCTGATCATGGCAGCGATCATCCTGACCAATCTGATTCTGTTCAGTCCGATCCCTTATCTGGACCTGGGGCTGGCCATCCTGTATGTCGTCCTCTGGCGATTGTGGCCCCCGCTGGCGCTCTTTTCGCCCATGCTGGCCTATGCCCTGCTCCAGCGCAGCCGAATTCTCAGTCTGGTGCCGCTGCTTGCCGCACTGATGCCGGTGCAGCTGATCCCGCTGCTCCTGGTTCTGCTCGCTCTGTGGATGTCCTGGCAGGAACAGGCTGCCCGAGAACGGGAGAAGGCCTATTACCTGATGCGGGATGACTTTGTCCAGAATGAGATCCTGCAGCATCGCATTCAGAAGGAGGAGGAGCTCAACCACGAGAAAAACCTGGAAATCGCAGTGCTTCAGGAACGAAACCGGATTTCCCGTGAGATCCATGATTCGGTGGGCCATACCATCTCTGCGGCTCTGCTGCAGATCGAGGCGATGAAGCTCTCCTGCGAGGAACCCGTTCGCAGCCGGCTGGACACCCTGTCCCAGGCCCTGGCTAAGGGCATGGAGGAGGTGCGCCGGAGTCTGCACAACCTCCATAATGAGTCCATATCCCTGCGCTCGGAACTGGACCGGCTCATCGAACCGATGCGCGCCAAGTACCAGATTCAGCAGTCGGTTCAGCTGGATGACACGGCACCGCTGCCGGTAAAGCGGGCCATCCTGACGCTGCTGCGGGAAGCACTTACCAACATTCGGCGCCACTCCGACGCCACCGCCATCCGGATTACCCTGCGGGAGCTCCCCCGCCACTACAGCATCACGGTCAAGGACAACGGCTCCAAGCAGCCGGTTAAGCTTGGCATCGGCCTGGTCAGCCTGGAAGAACTCAGCCGCAGCATGGACGGCGTTTTCAGCCACGGCTGGTCTGACGGCTTCTATGTTCATCTGGTGCTGCCCAAATCCGGCACGCCTCTCAGGGATGCTGCCGGACAAAATCACTGA
- a CDS encoding ABC transporter ATP-binding protein: MVIEVRNLVKRYKEVLALDHFNLEVAQGEILGLLGPNGCGKTTAIHSILSVLKYDKGEIRLFGEPMSPTAYELKQEIGLVPQEVAVFEHLTVRENIDYFCSMYVEDKTRRRELVEEAIAFVGLEEYTKFFPKKLSGGLKRRLNIACGIAHRPKLIFLDEPTVAVDAQSRNFILEGIRRLNREGATILYTTHYLEEAENLCTRIVIMDRGRNIAQGTNEDLKNMIDTREIIRIEIANLSEAARADMESLPHLAEIRTVGEALELSFERGANNLSNLVRWLDDNGLEYQDLYSRKPSLNEVFLALTGKELRD; the protein is encoded by the coding sequence ATGGTAATAGAAGTCAGGAATCTGGTCAAGCGCTACAAGGAAGTTCTGGCACTGGATCATTTTAATCTGGAAGTGGCACAAGGTGAAATTCTGGGCCTGCTCGGCCCCAACGGCTGCGGCAAAACCACGGCCATTCACTCTATTTTGAGTGTTTTAAAGTATGACAAAGGTGAAATCCGGCTGTTCGGTGAGCCCATGAGCCCTACGGCCTACGAATTGAAGCAGGAAATCGGACTGGTGCCGCAGGAAGTGGCCGTGTTTGAACACCTGACGGTAAGAGAGAACATCGACTACTTCTGCTCCATGTATGTGGAAGACAAAACCCGCCGGCGGGAACTGGTTGAAGAGGCCATCGCCTTTGTCGGACTGGAGGAATATACCAAATTTTTCCCCAAGAAGCTCTCCGGCGGTCTGAAGCGTCGCCTGAACATCGCCTGCGGCATCGCGCACCGCCCCAAGCTGATCTTTCTGGATGAGCCCACTGTTGCCGTGGATGCCCAGTCCCGCAACTTTATCCTGGAAGGCATCCGGCGGCTCAACCGGGAAGGCGCAACCATTCTCTATACCACACACTATCTGGAGGAGGCTGAGAATCTCTGCACCCGCATTGTCATTATGGATCGCGGGCGCAACATTGCCCAGGGCACCAATGAAGACCTCAAGAACATGATCGATACCCGGGAGATTATCCGGATTGAGATCGCTAACCTCTCCGAGGCCGCCCGGGCTGACATGGAATCTTTGCCCCATCTGGCCGAGATCCGCACCGTCGGAGAAGCCCTGGAGCTATCCTTTGAACGGGGCGCCAACAATCTGTCCAACCTCGTGCGCTGGCTGGATGACAACGGCCTGGAATACCAGGATCTGTACTCCCGCAAGCCCAGCCTCAACGAAGTCTTCCTGGCACTGACCGGAAAGGAGCTGCGTGACTGA
- a CDS encoding ABC transporter permease, whose amino-acid sequence MNLNHTKYQLINNLREPSFMFWTIFYPLLMALMFYTAFQGLIKPEPMEIPVAVEMGSPAAQVFRGIEILKPVETDAVEGLRLLSEQKVTGFVAADLTVRVRESGIKETVLASIVSQMVQMEALKVPYSSYAFSASYIQAAPARYNPFLIPFYSLIGMVSLYSVYMGLELSRILQADQSMEALRLNVVPLRKKDFLLGTWFIALIINLVSNILLLLFMKYLLQLDLIRDPLKTLAVLLFANILGTVLGLFIGGFSRISYGAKNGLVIGLTLLMSFAAGMMSPDIKILIEDRMPLLNALNPVSIVTTQLYRINYLDAVDTLPAALAILAAMALALALGSIALLRRKTYDTL is encoded by the coding sequence ATGAACCTGAATCACACCAAATATCAGCTGATCAACAACCTGAGGGAACCCTCCTTCATGTTCTGGACCATCTTCTATCCCCTGCTGATGGCTCTGATGTTCTATACCGCCTTCCAGGGTCTGATCAAACCGGAGCCGATGGAAATTCCGGTGGCCGTGGAAATGGGCAGCCCTGCTGCCCAGGTATTCCGCGGGATCGAGATCCTGAAGCCGGTGGAAACCGATGCCGTTGAAGGACTGCGCCTGCTCTCCGAACAGAAAGTGACCGGATTTGTGGCCGCTGACCTGACGGTCAGGGTTCGGGAATCCGGCATCAAGGAAACCGTGCTGGCCAGCATCGTGAGCCAGATGGTGCAGATGGAAGCACTGAAAGTCCCCTACTCCAGCTACGCCTTCTCCGCCAGCTACATCCAGGCCGCCCCGGCCCGATACAATCCGTTTCTCATCCCCTTTTACAGCCTCATCGGCATGGTGTCGCTCTACAGCGTCTACATGGGACTGGAACTCTCCCGCATCCTGCAGGCAGACCAGAGCATGGAAGCGCTGCGCCTGAACGTGGTGCCCCTGCGCAAGAAGGATTTCCTTTTAGGCACCTGGTTCATCGCTCTCATCATCAATCTGGTCAGCAACATTCTGCTGCTTCTGTTCATGAAATACCTGCTGCAGCTGGATCTGATCCGGGATCCCCTGAAGACCCTGGCAGTCCTTCTGTTTGCCAACATTCTGGGCACCGTGCTGGGACTGTTCATCGGCGGCTTTTCCCGGATCAGCTACGGGGCTAAAAATGGTCTGGTCATCGGCCTGACCCTGCTGATGTCCTTTGCAGCCGGCATGATGTCGCCGGACATCAAGATCCTCATTGAGGACCGGATGCCCCTGCTCAACGCGCTGAACCCCGTTTCCATCGTGACCACCCAGCTCTACCGCATCAATTACCTGGATGCCGTTGATACGCTGCCGGCCGCTCTTGCGATCCTGGCCGCCATGGCCCTGGCGCTGGCACTTGGTTCCATCGCCCTGCTCCGGAGGAAAACCTATGACACTCTTTAA